The following coding sequences lie in one Caloenas nicobarica isolate bCalNic1 chromosome 13, bCalNic1.hap1, whole genome shotgun sequence genomic window:
- the LOC135993737 gene encoding protocadherin beta-15-like: MAIARQVLCFSAFLSLPHARSEPLRYSVAEEGESGSVVGNVAEDAGLAPAQLSAHRARLASEDGRQHFRLERGTGRLVLAERLDREELCGQAATCTLPFELVLANPLQFLRVEVAVEDINDHAPVFPEDQVTFKIPETSNPGSRFPLVRAQDLDIGSNSIQAYSISPENEYFSISFESRTKGKKYLELVLEKLLDREEQSEMGFSLIARDGGSPPRSGTTQIRIVVLDVNDNSPVFVQELYVARVLENAPEGSVILSVVATDLDEGPNGDISYQFRQAVGQSDSAFVIDPVSGEIKLTKPLDFEAAENHELSVQGTDGGGLSAICKVLVEVVDVNNNAPELVVSSFSSSLPENVLPGTVVALFNVKDRDSGVNGKISCALEDQMSFSLRPAYKNYYELVTVTALDREETSGYILSVTAADAGSSPLTTTQTFTVDISDVNDNAPVFNQTSYTMYVRENNVPTVLVGAVSAADADVGPNAKVTYSLVPAHPSEQPSCSCISVNSENGDVFVLRPLDYEQVKQIEVLVSASDAGSPALSANVTVRLVVVDENDNAPLVLYPSQDSNPPSSELVPMSADAGYLFTKVVAIDADSGQNSWLSYHLLRATDPGLFVVGAQSGEVQLRRPVMERDPVKQKLIVLVRDNGQPPLSATASLSVLLLSDFSDVRLPHSSLAREGEGDSLTMYLMISLVFVSLLFLASMAAFVALKVCKRKVLKGGQVLYGAGNLQGGLADAAVAGTLPHPYCYAISLTTGSGNSEFKFLKPILLSPPPEHCTTGGGTDDEQDFLCGHITVDDVAPDNPGTLSVEQFNSL, translated from the coding sequence ATGGCGATCGCAAGGCAAgtgctttgtttctctgctttcctgtccCTGCCGCACGCTCGCTCCGAGCCTCTGCGCTACTCCGTAGCCGAGGAGGGGGAGAGCGGTTCGGTGGTAGGCAACGTGGCGGAGGACGCGGGGCTGGCCCCGGCGCAGCTCTCGGCTCACCGCGCCCGCCTGGCCTCAGAGGACGGCCGGCAGCACTTTCGCTTAGAGCGCGGCACCGGCCGCCTGGTCCTGGCGGAGAGGCTGGACCGGGAGGAGCTGTGCGGGCAGGCCGCTACCTGCACGCTGCCCTTCGAGCTGGTGCTGGCCAACCCGCTGCAGTTCTTGCGGGTCGAGGTGGCCGTGGAGGACATCAATGACCATGCGCCCGTTTTCCCGGAGGACCAAGTCACTTTTAAGATTCCGGAAACGAGCAACCCAGGCTCACGTTTCCCACTGGTGAGGGCTCAGGACCTGGATATTGGCAGCAACAGCATCCAGGCTTATAGCATCTCTCCCGAGAACGAGTACTTTAGTATCTCTTTTGAGAGTAGGACTAAGGGCAAGAAATACTTGGAACTGGTTTTGGAAAAGCTGCTAGACAGAGAGGAGCAGTCAGAAATGGGTTTCAGTCTCATTGCCAGAGATGGTGGCTCTCCTCCCAGGAGTGGGACCACACAAATCCGCATTGTTGTTTTAGATGTAAATGACAACTCTCCAGTCTTTGTGCAGGAGTTATATGTTGCGCGCGTTTTGGAAAATGCACCAGAGGGCTCTGTTATTCTCAGCGTGGTGGCAACTGATCTGGATGAAGGACCTAATGGAGACATCTCCTATCAGTTCCGCCAAGCAGTGGGCCAGAGTGACTCTGCATTTGTGATTGACCCTGTCAGTGGTGAAATTAAACTAACAAAGCCTCTGGACTTTGAGGCAGCAGAGAATCATGAGCTCAGCGTGCAGGGCACAGACGGTGGTGGCCTCTCAGCAATCTGCAAGGtgctggtggaggtggtggATGTGAACAACAATGCACCAGAGCTGGTCGTCAGTTCCTtcagcagctccctccctgAGAACGTTTTACCTGGGACAGTGGTCGCCCTCTTTAATGTCAAGGACAGGGATTCTGGAGTCAATGGGAAGATCTCCTGTGCCCTTGAGGACCAGATGTCATTCTCCCTGCGTCCGGCCTATAAGAATTACTACGAGCTGGTGACTGTGACCGCGCTGGACCGGGAGGAGACATCAGGGTATATCCTCAGTGTCACAGCAGCAGATGCGGGGTCATCTCCTCTCACAACCACACAGACCTTCACGGTGGACATCTCAGATGTGAACGACAATGCACCTGTCTTCAACCAGACATCATACACCATGTATGTGCGTGAGAACAATGTCCCCACGGTGCTTGTTGGAGCTGTGAGTGCTGCAGATGCCGACGTGGGGCCCAATGCCAAGGTGACCTATTCCCTGGTACCAGCCCACCCCTCAGAGCAACCTTCCTGCTCCTGCATCTCTGTGAACTCTGAGAATGGGGATGTGTTTGTGCTACGGCCCCTGGACTATGAGCAGGTGAAGCAGATCGAGGTCTTGGTGAGTGCCTCTGACGCAGGGTCTCCTGCCCTCAGTGCCAATGTCACTGTCCGCCTTGTTGTGGTGGATGAGAATGACAATGCACCACTGGTGCTGTACCCCTCGCAGGACAGCAACCCACCATCCAGTGAACTGGTGCCCATGTCAGCTGATGCTGGGTACCTGTTCACCAAAGTGGTGGCCATTGATGCTGACTCAGGGCAGAATTCATGGCTCTCATACCACCTGTTGAGGGCCACTGACCCTGGGCTGTTTGTGGTGGGTGCCCAAAGCGGGGAAGTGCAGCTGAGGAGGCCAGTGATGGAGAGAGACCCTGTGAAGCAAAAGCTCATTGTTCTGGTGCGAGACAATGGGCAGCCACCACTGTCAGCCACAGCGTCTCTGAGTGTGCTTCTACTCAGTGACTTCTCAGATGTGCGTCTACCACACAGCAGCCTGGCCAGAGAGGGTGAGGGTGACTCCCTAACAATGTATTTAATGATTTCATTGGTCTTTGTCTCACTCCTCTTCCTTGCATCCATGGCAGCCTTTGTTGCTCTCAAGGTGTGCAAAAGAAAGGTGCTGAAGGGTGGGCAAGTACTCTACGGTGCTGGCAACTTGCAGGGTGGCCTGGCAGATGCAGCTGTTGCAGGGACCCTGCCCCACCCCTATTGCTATGCGATCAGCCTCACAACAGGCTCAGGCAACAGCGAGTTCAAGTTCCTGAAGCCCATCCTCCTCAGCCCGCCACCAGAGCACTGCACCACAGGTGGGGGCACAGACGATGAACAGGATTTCCTCTGTGGCCATATAACCGTGGATGATGTGGCACCAGACAACCCAGGGACACTCTCTGTGGAGCAGTTCAATAGTCTTTAA
- the LOC135993760 gene encoding protocadherin gamma-A12-like encodes MDENSYQEEALLSGNAEECCPFHKALLKRLEDEGIESSPVEKDFGVLGDERPDVSWPCVLVAQKADHVLGRMKRSLTKRCSCCRRLRVSLVAHDGLKGERRPLKQRRAGERAAGSTTRSRSSAVGASRTGLLGGRLSGRSAETGGNRRPAPVDGGVRGQLLPGSAMVERGGRWGRRGRALLWGVLVAAWEAAWGQLGYSIPEELPKGSFVGDVAKDLGLQLLGLSDSGVRILDKGRTQYFALHGKTGHLVTAERIDREQLCDSVQQCVLRCEVIVEGKMNIYGIEVEITDINDNSPSFREAEKELRLGETTAPGWRFPLAEAHDPDSGPNSVQSYELSGDEHFSLAVQAGPSGDQRPELVLAKALDREEAAFHELVLRASDGGEPARTGTARIRVAVLDANDNAPVFSQAEYTVRVPEDVPLGSTLAIVTATDADEGLNGHVKFSLQKVSAKASQIFHLDGESGAITLVRSLDFEESDSYEMEVQAEDGSGLSDTAKFVITVTDVNDNAPRISLQSALSEISEDAPSGTVVALLHVKDRDSGANGEVWCSITDSLPFRLEKSFEEYYRVVTAEELDREQVSEYNVTVRAVDGGSPALWSSAVLWLRVLDVNDNAPVFVEARYSARLPENNAAGALVLRVRAWDADWGQNARVRYRLAEGRVRGAPLSSYVSVEAETGALYALRSFDYEEVREVGLWVRAEDGGAPALSSNVSVRLVIVDENDNAPQVLYPPAAPLLAPGAGWAGVELAPRSAEPGALVAKVVAVDADAGQNAWLSYELAKATEPGLFRVGLHSGEVRTARFPLARDAARQSLVVVVKDHGRPALSATATLTVVLAESVAELLSELGSAASAAAPGEPAGSLTRWLVLAVAAVSCLFLAFLLLLFALRLRRWRRSQLPAAGSGALSGVPASHFVGIDGVRAFLQSYSHEVSLTADSRKSQLRFSAASCCDTLPARPPAEASSDLVPTGDHVAENGEQVSFKAEKRLLRRLLPGPGARSVPLHTEQSREQSRNCPTQPVLRPAT; translated from the exons ATGGATGAAAACAGCTACCAGGAAGAGGCTTTGCTCTCAGGAAATGCAGAAGAGTGCTGTCCCTTCCACAAGGCCCTGTTGAAAAG gctggaggatgaagggattgagagcagccctgtggagaaggacttcggggtgctgggggatgaaagacCGGATGTTAGCTGGCCATGTGTGCTTGTAGCCCAGAAGGCGGATCATGTCCTGGGCCGCATGAAAAGAAGCTTAACTA AGCGCTGCAGTTGCTGTCGGCGGCTGCGGGTGTCGCTGGTGGCTCACGATGGGCTCAAAGGCGAGCGGCGGCCGCTGAAGCAACGGCGAGCGGGCGAGCGAGCGGCAGGTAGCACGACCCGATCCCGAAGTAGCGCGGTGGGAGCGAGCCGAACCGGGTTACTTGGGGGAAGGCTCAGCGGGAGGAGCGCGGAGACAGGAGGGAACCGCAGGCCGGCGCCGGTAGACGGAGGGGTGCGCGGACAGCTGCTGCCGGGCTCTGCAATGGTGGAGAGAGGAGGGCGCTGGGGCCGGCGGGGGCGAGCCCTGCTGTGGGGCGTGCTGGTGGCGGCGTGGGAGGCGGCGTGGGGGCAGCTGGGCTATTCGATTCCCGAGGAGCTGCCAAAAGGCTCGTTCGTGGGCGACGTGGCCaaggacctggggctgcagctgctggggctcagTGACAGCGGAGTCCGCATCTTGGACAAAGGTAGGACGCAGTATTTCGCCCTGCACGGGAAGACGGGACATTTAGTGACGGCGGAGAGGATAgacagagagcagctctgcgaCAGTGTGCAGCAATGCGTGCTGCGCTGTGAAGTGATAGTGGAGGGGAAAATGAACATTTACGGAATCGAAGTGGAAATCACGGACATTAACGACAACTCCCCTAGCTTCcgagaggcagaaaaagaacTGAGACTGGGCGAGACGACAGCCCCGGGCTGGCGCTTTCCCCTGGCTGAGGCTCACGACCCGGACTCGGGACCGAATTCTGTGCAGAGCTACGAGCTGAGCGGAGACGAGCACTTCTCGCTGGCTGTGCAGGCGGGCCCCAGCGGGGATCAGCGTCCCGAGCTGGTGCTGGCGAAGGCGCTGGACCGGGAGGAAGCGGCGTTTCACGAGCTGGTGCTGAGGGCGAGCGACGGCGGCGAGCCGGCGCGGACGGGCACGGCGCGGATCCGCGTGGCCGTGCTGGACGCCAACGACAACGCGCCCGTGTTCAGCCAGGCGGAGTACACGGTGCGTGTGCCGGAGGACGTGCCCTTGGGCTCCACCCTCGCCATCGTCACGGCCACCGACGCCGACGAGGGACTCAACGGGCACGTGAAGTTCTCTTTGCAAAAGGTCTCCGCTAAAGCTTCTCAGATTTTCCACCTGGACGGTGAGTCAGGAGCGATCACTCTGGTGCGGAGCCTGGACTTCGAGGAAAGCGACTCGTACGAAATGGAAGTGCAGGCAGAAGACGGCAGCGGCCTTTCCGACACTGCAAAATTCGTGATAACAGTGACAGACGTCAACGACAACGCACCCCGGATTTCGTTACAGTCGGCGCTGAGCGAGATCTCTGAGGACGCCCCGTCGGGGACAGTAGTGGCTCTGCTGCACGTGAAGGACCGGGATTCAGGGGCGAACGGTGAGGTGTGGTGCAGCATCACCGACAGCCTCCCGTTCCGTCTGGAGAAGTCCTTCGAGGAGTACTACCGCGTGGTCACTGCTGAGGAGCTGGACCGGGAGCAGGTGTCGGAGTACAACGTGACGGTGCGGGCGGTGGACGGCGGGTCGCCGGCGCTGTGGAGCAGTGCGGTGCTGTGGCTGCGGGTGCTGGACGTGAACGACAACGCGCCGGTGTTCGTGGAGGCGCGCTACAGCGCTCGTCTGCCCGAGAACAACGCGGCGGGCGCGCTGGTGCTGAGGGTGCGGGCGTGGGACGCGGACTGGGGGCAGAACGCGCGCGTGCGGTACCGGCTGGCGGAGGGGCGGGTGCGGGGCGCGCCGCTGTCGTCGTACGTGTCGGTGGAGGCGGAGACGGGCGCGCTGTACGCGCTGCGCTCGTTCGACTACGAGGAGGTGCGCGaggtggggctgtgggtgcgggCGGAGGACGGCGGCGCGCCGGCGCTGAGCAGCAACGTGTCGGTGCGGCTGGTGATCGTGGACGAGAACGACAACGCGCCGCAGGTGCTGTACCCGCCGGCGGCGCCGCTGCTTGCGCCGGGCGCGGGCTGGGCGGGCGTGGAGCTGGCGCCGCGCTCGGCGGAGCCCGGGGCGCTGGTGGCCAAGGTGGTGGCGGTGGACGCGGACGCGGGGCAGAACGCGTGGCTGTCGTACGAGCTGGCCAAGGCGACGGAGCCGGGGCTGTTCCGCGTGGGGCTGCACAGCGGCGAGGTGCGCACGGCGCGCTTCCCGCTGGCCCGCGACGCGGCGCGGCAGAgcctggtggtggtggtgaaggACCACGGGCGGCCGGCGCTGTCGGCCACGGCCACGCTGACGGTGGTGCTGGCCGAGAGCGTGGCCGAGCTGCTGTCGGAGCTGGGCAGCGCGGCatcggcggcggcgccgggcgaGCCGGCCGGCAGCCTGACGCGCTGGCTGGTGCTGGCCGTGGCGGCCGTGTCCTGCCTCTTCCTcgccttcctgctgctgctattCGCGCTGCGCCTGCGGCGCTGGCGCCGCTCGCAGCTGccggcggcgggcagcggcgccTTGAGCGGCGTGCCGGCGTCGCACTTCGTGGGCATCGACGGCGTCCGCGCCTTCCTGCAGTCCTACTCGCACGAGGTGTCGCTCACCGCCGACTCGCGCAAGAGCCAGCTCCGCTTCTCGGCCGCCAGCTGCTGCGACACCCTCCCAGCCCGCCCGCCGGCTGAGGCTTCGAGTGATCTCGTCCCTACGGGAGATCACGTTGCTGAGAATGGCGAACAAGTTTCCTTTAAG GCGGAGAAGCGGCTCCTCCGTCGGCTCCtccccggccccggcgcccGTTCAGTGCCGCTCCACAcggagcagagcagagagcagagcaggaacTGCCCGACTCAGCCCGTCCTCCGACCGGCAACCTAG